Proteins encoded together in one Acidimicrobiia bacterium window:
- a CDS encoding GHMP kinase, whose amino-acid sequence MIITQTPLRIGLLGGGTDLPDYYREHGGRVLNCALDKYVYVIVKQRFDDDIYVNYSKKEIVSCVADLEHELVREAMQMTGVTSGVEITTLADIPSAGSGLGSSSAVTVGLLHALFAYQGRAVCAEELAERACTIEIERCGKPIGKQDQYIAALGGIQDIRFGPGDQVVPQELGLCAAARRAFQQQLMLFYTGVTRSAESILREQRDNISTTRPHLDRMRDFAGIAAEGLRSGNMEVVGTALREGWAAKRKLASGVSNDHIDAAVARALEGGASGAKVTGAGGGGFLLVLCPIERQGAVRESLSEMRELPVKLDRLGSRVVLNVVRDIWG is encoded by the coding sequence ATGATCATCACCCAGACACCTCTGCGCATCGGGTTGCTCGGCGGTGGCACTGACCTGCCCGACTACTACCGCGAGCACGGCGGCAGGGTCCTCAACTGCGCGCTCGACAAGTACGTCTATGTCATCGTGAAGCAGCGCTTCGACGACGACATCTACGTCAACTACTCGAAGAAGGAGATCGTGTCGTGCGTCGCAGACCTCGAGCACGAGCTCGTCAGAGAGGCCATGCAGATGACCGGCGTGACCAGTGGCGTCGAGATCACCACGTTGGCAGACATCCCCTCTGCGGGCTCGGGTCTCGGGTCCTCTTCTGCAGTAACCGTCGGGTTGTTGCACGCGTTGTTCGCCTACCAGGGCCGCGCGGTGTGCGCTGAGGAGCTCGCAGAGCGGGCATGCACCATCGAGATCGAACGCTGCGGCAAGCCGATCGGCAAGCAGGACCAGTACATCGCCGCGCTCGGCGGGATCCAGGACATCCGCTTCGGCCCCGGTGATCAGGTGGTCCCGCAGGAGCTCGGGCTCTGCGCGGCCGCTCGACGGGCGTTCCAGCAGCAGCTCATGCTCTTCTACACCGGCGTCACGAGGAGCGCCGAGTCGATCCTCCGCGAACAGCGCGACAACATCTCGACCACGCGCCCACATCTCGACCGCATGCGCGATTTTGCCGGCATCGCCGCGGAGGGGTTGCGGAGCGGGAACATGGAAGTCGTGGGGACCGCACTCCGGGAGGGCTGGGCAGCCAAGCGGAAATTGGCATCGGGCGTTTCGAACGACCACATCGACGCGGCGGTCGCGCGCGCGCTCGAAGGAGGCGCCTCCGGCGCCAAGGTCACCGGTGCGGGCGGCGGAGGCTTCCTGCTCGTCTTGTGCCCGATCGAGCGGCAGGGTGCGGTGCGCGAGAGCTTGTCGGAGATGCGCGAGCTGCCCGTCAAGCTCGACCGGCTCGGCTCACGCGTGGTGCTCAACGTTGTCCGCGACATCTGGGGCTGA
- a CDS encoding NAD-dependent epimerase/dehydratase family protein → MKILVTGGAGFIGSHTSDRLLALGHDVVVLDALTAPVHRCGHPPYLNREIDFVEGDVRNRDLVRHLLRRVDAVYHFAAYQDYLTDFSRFSDVNVVSTALLYEIIVGERLDLARVVVASSQAAMGEGLYQCRLDGEQLPGMRSEAAIAAGQWDIPCRACGGPLEVLATPEWISNPQNPYGISKLGQEMIAVNVGRRYDIPTVALRYSIVQGPRQSVYNAYSGACRIFCLSYRQGATPTLYEDGASIRDYVNIDDVVDANILVLENEQAVGRVFNVGGGKPVTTREFSDIVMHQYGSDHPGVVTGEYRFGDTRHILSDIAALATLGWAPRHTPAESVAAYAEWLETVPDLDGVLARANERMRSLGVVRRTRR, encoded by the coding sequence ATGAAGATCCTGGTCACCGGGGGCGCCGGCTTCATCGGCTCGCACACGAGCGACCGGCTCCTCGCGCTCGGGCACGACGTCGTCGTCCTCGACGCGCTGACCGCGCCGGTTCACCGATGCGGGCATCCGCCGTACCTCAACCGCGAGATCGACTTCGTCGAGGGCGACGTCCGCAACCGCGACCTCGTCAGGCACCTGCTGCGTCGCGTGGACGCCGTGTACCACTTCGCCGCGTACCAGGACTATCTCACCGACTTCTCGCGCTTCTCCGACGTGAACGTCGTCTCGACAGCACTGCTCTATGAGATCATCGTCGGCGAACGCCTCGACCTCGCCCGCGTCGTCGTCGCGTCGTCGCAAGCCGCCATGGGTGAAGGGCTCTACCAATGCCGACTCGACGGCGAGCAGCTTCCAGGGATGCGCTCCGAGGCTGCAATTGCCGCCGGTCAGTGGGACATCCCGTGCCGCGCGTGCGGCGGGCCGCTGGAAGTGCTGGCCACTCCCGAGTGGATCTCCAATCCACAGAACCCGTACGGAATCTCGAAGCTCGGCCAGGAGATGATCGCCGTCAACGTCGGGCGCAGGTACGACATCCCGACTGTCGCGCTGCGGTACAGCATCGTGCAGGGCCCGCGCCAGTCGGTGTACAACGCGTATTCGGGTGCGTGCCGCATCTTCTGTCTGAGCTACCGGCAGGGGGCAACACCGACACTCTACGAAGATGGAGCGTCGATCCGCGACTACGTCAACATCGACGACGTCGTCGACGCGAACATTCTCGTGCTGGAGAATGAGCAGGCTGTTGGGCGGGTCTTCAACGTCGGCGGGGGCAAGCCGGTCACGACTCGCGAGTTCTCCGACATCGTCATGCACCAGTACGGGTCCGACCACCCGGGGGTCGTAACCGGCGAGTACCGATTCGGTGACACACGCCACATACTCTCGGACATCGCCGCCCTTGCCACACTGGGCTGGGCACCGCGGCACACACCGGCCGAATCGGTCGCGGCGTACGCCGAGTGGCTCGAGACGGTGCCCGATCTCGACGGCGTGCTCGCTCGGGCCAACGAACGCATGCGATCACTGGGAGTCGTCCGGAGGACGCGACGATGA
- a CDS encoding O-antigen ligase domain-containing protein — MSALLAPRASRSDVATDRRHDRTVGVIWGLLLFNGLAFTTLHPVFVSIPPPVGKGLTQGALALAFVLALLVNRGHVVKLNVFLALTTLLVGFSLISSIRLGNGPGTMVREVRFAVFVAVLWLLTPWWGRRDLLLARWHLCCLLAVEATVALGFLISPGGAYSDQRLHGYLYPIPPPQVAHYAAIAAGMAIVLWLAHQIRGSLAAVVAGGSVFLIVLSHTRTATLGLVVGVAVATVSLFLVLRRARRTFVIALVVIGLAAIPFAPAIESWFTRGQTSEEIAQLTGRTKVWNRVIEAPRSELDRWFGAGLSNKAFDGLPIDNSWLAVYMDQGLIGDALVAGPLLFLLLLAAFRPRGGATALALFIIVYCMIASYTESGLGDVSPYLLDLTVAASLLTLEKAPAPAQAPANLLPARATGGQ, encoded by the coding sequence GTGAGCGCACTGCTCGCGCCCCGCGCATCGAGGTCCGATGTCGCGACCGACCGCCGGCATGATCGAACCGTCGGCGTCATCTGGGGGCTGTTGCTGTTCAATGGCCTGGCGTTCACAACCCTTCACCCGGTGTTCGTGTCGATCCCGCCGCCGGTCGGAAAAGGGTTGACCCAGGGTGCCCTCGCCCTCGCCTTCGTGCTCGCGCTCCTCGTGAATCGCGGTCACGTCGTGAAGCTCAACGTCTTCCTCGCGCTGACGACGCTTCTCGTCGGATTCTCGCTGATCTCCAGCATCCGGCTCGGTAACGGGCCCGGGACGATGGTGCGAGAGGTGCGCTTTGCTGTCTTCGTTGCCGTCCTGTGGCTGCTGACGCCCTGGTGGGGACGACGGGATCTCCTTCTCGCGCGCTGGCACCTCTGCTGCCTGCTCGCGGTCGAGGCAACCGTCGCGCTCGGCTTCCTCATCTCGCCGGGCGGCGCCTATTCCGATCAACGACTCCACGGGTACCTCTACCCGATTCCACCACCCCAAGTCGCTCATTACGCGGCGATCGCTGCCGGTATGGCAATCGTGCTGTGGCTCGCCCATCAGATACGGGGAAGTCTGGCGGCCGTCGTCGCGGGGGGCAGCGTGTTCCTCATCGTCCTGTCGCACACCCGCACCGCGACGCTCGGACTCGTCGTCGGCGTGGCCGTCGCCACAGTCAGTCTCTTCCTGGTGCTGCGACGGGCGCGACGAACGTTCGTCATCGCTCTTGTTGTGATCGGCCTCGCGGCGATCCCCTTCGCTCCCGCGATCGAGAGCTGGTTCACGAGAGGTCAGACATCCGAGGAGATCGCACAGTTGACCGGCCGGACGAAGGTGTGGAACCGGGTGATCGAAGCGCCGCGCTCAGAGCTCGATCGATGGTTCGGTGCCGGCTTGTCGAACAAGGCGTTCGACGGACTTCCCATCGACAACAGTTGGCTCGCCGTCTACATGGATCAAGGTCTGATCGGCGACGCACTCGTTGCCGGCCCCCTGTTGTTCCTGCTGCTCCTCGCTGCGTTCCGTCCTCGCGGCGGTGCCACCGCGCTCGCGCTGTTCATCATCGTGTATTGCATGATCGCCTCGTACACCGAATCTGGGCTCGGTGACGTGTCGCCCTACTTGCTCGACCTGACGGTCGCGGCGTCCCTCTTGACGCTCGAGAAAGCGCCGGCGCCTGCTCAGGCTCCGGCCAACTTGTTGCCGGCTCGTGCGACCGGTGGTCAATGA